Proteins found in one Subtercola endophyticus genomic segment:
- a CDS encoding protein kinase domain-containing protein codes for MTEPDDDLGLISGRYRLGELLGTGGSASVFEAVDTQAVDTQAVDTQAVDTQAADTQAPGGAGAPSADAAPAIVALKILHPHLSHSASAREAFFVEAWAASTLRHPNIAGVLGVGLHDSAGEQRAWIAMQRAEGTSLAEFVEAHGALTVVQALDLADGVLQALEAAHAQGLVHRDISPANIMIAATATATATAAATATAATTTTAANATTSSSTPGARLSSVQVVDFGLADAAGRPALGFDILRSASSNVSGRTSNRTSSRTSRSRAAQGVLGSANYMAPEQALGLAVDERGDLYQLGAVLYFAVTGQPPFIRDSTSAVMRAHVTAPPPIASVRRPGLDRRFDRMIARVMLKDPALRPQSASAFRAQVTELAAALDRGHPDERVTAAHTAHRMLGTATTADTVRMPSVSQPTTTTRLPPAVTAAPSATVAATVAGSAAASGTAPAAASARHSAPGAARTRARSGGAIWLAAILTATVIAVVWVLGSNASSSSSIAAPTTATTGQPSAATPTGSATAPGPSASATPSPTATVAPTATVAPAPTVSPGVGAALSSTLVSVPPLSRMSLADARLAAQALSLTIGAVTPQDSALPADTVLASDPAFGAAVPTGSPVNLTVASGSNLVPPIVSLSQAEAIAAVQAAGLSAVVTLLPSSTRPAGTVSSTSPAVGTRVARGSSVTIAVAQPSVTVPTPSATPGVPVPSTSPTASR; via the coding sequence ATGACCGAGCCCGACGACGACCTCGGGCTCATCTCGGGGCGCTACCGGCTGGGCGAGTTGCTCGGCACGGGCGGTTCGGCGTCGGTGTTCGAAGCCGTCGATACGCAGGCCGTCGATACGCAGGCCGTCGATACGCAGGCCGTCGACACGCAGGCCGCCGACACGCAGGCGCCGGGTGGCGCGGGGGCGCCCTCGGCCGATGCCGCACCGGCGATCGTGGCGCTGAAGATCTTGCATCCGCATCTGTCGCACTCCGCGAGCGCGCGCGAGGCGTTTTTCGTCGAAGCGTGGGCCGCGTCGACGCTTCGCCACCCGAACATCGCCGGGGTGCTCGGCGTGGGGTTGCACGATTCGGCGGGGGAGCAGCGCGCCTGGATCGCGATGCAGCGGGCCGAGGGCACAAGCCTCGCGGAGTTCGTCGAGGCGCACGGCGCCCTCACTGTGGTGCAGGCGCTCGACCTCGCCGACGGTGTGCTGCAAGCTCTTGAAGCGGCGCACGCCCAGGGGCTGGTTCATCGTGATATCTCCCCGGCGAACATCATGATCGCGGCAACGGCAACGGCAACGGCGACGGCAGCGGCAACGGCGACGGCAGCGACGACGACGACGGCAGCGAATGCAACGACAAGCTCAAGCACGCCCGGCGCCCGGCTGAGCTCGGTGCAGGTCGTCGACTTCGGCCTGGCCGACGCGGCGGGGCGCCCCGCGCTCGGCTTCGACATTCTGCGCAGCGCCTCGAGCAACGTATCGGGCAGAACGTCGAACAGAACGTCGAGCAGAACGTCGCGGTCGCGTGCCGCACAAGGCGTTCTCGGCAGCGCCAACTACATGGCGCCCGAACAGGCCCTCGGGCTCGCCGTCGACGAGCGCGGCGACCTCTACCAGCTCGGTGCGGTGCTCTACTTCGCCGTGACGGGTCAGCCCCCGTTCATCCGCGACTCCACGTCTGCGGTCATGCGAGCTCACGTCACCGCCCCGCCGCCCATCGCGTCGGTCAGACGGCCGGGTCTCGACCGACGGTTCGACCGGATGATCGCGCGGGTCATGCTCAAAGACCCCGCCCTGCGGCCGCAGTCGGCTTCCGCGTTCCGCGCGCAGGTGACCGAACTCGCAGCTGCGCTCGACCGCGGCCATCCAGACGAACGGGTGACCGCTGCTCACACGGCACACCGGATGCTCGGCACGGCGACGACGGCAGACACCGTGCGGATGCCCTCGGTGTCACAGCCGACCACGACCACGCGGTTACCGCCCGCAGTGACTGCCGCGCCGTCGGCAACCGTCGCTGCAACCGTCGCCGGCTCTGCTGCGGCATCAGGCACGGCGCCCGCCGCGGCCTCAGCCCGGCACTCGGCCCCGGGCGCGGCCCGCACCCGCGCGCGCTCGGGCGGCGCGATCTGGCTGGCCGCCATTCTCACGGCGACCGTCATTGCCGTCGTCTGGGTGCTCGGCTCCAACGCGTCGAGCTCTTCCTCCATCGCGGCACCCACCACGGCCACCACCGGGCAGCCGTCGGCAGCGACGCCGACCGGTTCTGCCACGGCGCCCGGGCCGAGCGCGTCAGCCACGCCGTCGCCGACAGCGACTGTTGCGCCGACCGCGACCGTTGCACCGGCACCGACCGTCTCGCCGGGCGTCGGCGCGGCCCTCAGCTCGACCCTCGTGAGCGTGCCACCGCTCTCACGAATGAGCCTCGCGGATGCCCGGCTCGCCGCCCAGGCCCTGTCACTCACGATCGGCGCAGTGACCCCGCAGGACTCCGCCCTGCCCGCCGACACCGTGCTCGCCAGCGACCCTGCGTTCGGCGCGGCGGTACCGACCGGGTCGCCCGTGAACCTGACCGTGGCATCGGGCAGCAACCTGGTTCCGCCGATCGTCTCTCTCAGCCAAGCCGAGGCGATCGCCGCAGTGCAGGCTGCCGGGCTGAGTGCGGTCGTGACGTTGTTGCCCTCGTCGACTCGACCGGCGGGAACCGTTTCGAGCACCAGCCCAGCTGTCGGCACGCGCGTCGCCCGGGGCTCGTCGGTGACGATCGCGGTCGCCCAGCCCTCCGTTACGGTGCCCACGCCGAGCGCCACCCCCGGCGTACCGGTGCCCAGCACGAGCCCGACGGCCAGCCGGTGA
- the pstC gene encoding phosphate ABC transporter permease subunit PstC, which produces MAKRRTFESLTDVHSLLTDKTSVKEPVERVFADEIEGSGVERLDDSPETIGGTTRIRREPANYGAGDRRSLVSTPSRSDSVFKVISFTAGATTVGIMLAVGLFLSVRANDALQVEGINFLFEQQWSPDTHEFGIAAVIFGTFTIAIIAMFVGVPLAVGTALLLSEVVRGPLRGFLVSLVDLMAAVPSVVFGLWGLFFLQANVIPVSKWISTYFSWIPIFAVQDSSTGQTLTEASAFTSSAFIAGIVVGLMVVPTQTSVMREAFSQAPVGEREAAFALGSTRWGMIRTVVLPFGRGGMIGGVMLGLGRALGETIAVYLIISPIFTINWEVLKTGTNSVSALIALRYGEATQFGLSALMAAGLVLFLITLIVNFTASSIVARSRSGAQTN; this is translated from the coding sequence GTGGCTAAGAGACGAACGTTCGAGTCACTGACCGACGTGCACAGCCTCCTCACCGACAAGACCAGCGTGAAAGAACCTGTCGAACGAGTCTTCGCCGACGAGATCGAGGGATCAGGCGTCGAACGTCTCGACGACTCGCCCGAGACCATCGGCGGTACGACACGAATCCGTCGTGAGCCGGCGAATTACGGTGCAGGCGACAGGCGGTCGCTCGTCTCGACACCGTCACGCTCGGACTCGGTTTTTAAGGTCATCTCGTTCACCGCCGGCGCCACGACGGTGGGAATCATGCTCGCCGTCGGACTCTTTCTCTCGGTGCGCGCGAACGACGCGCTGCAGGTCGAGGGCATCAACTTTCTCTTCGAACAGCAGTGGTCGCCCGACACGCACGAGTTCGGCATCGCGGCCGTCATCTTCGGCACCTTCACCATCGCGATCATCGCGATGTTCGTCGGAGTACCGCTCGCCGTCGGCACCGCGCTGCTGCTCTCTGAGGTCGTGAGGGGGCCCTTGAGGGGGTTCTTGGTGTCGCTGGTCGACCTCATGGCTGCGGTTCCCAGCGTGGTGTTCGGCCTCTGGGGACTGTTCTTTCTGCAGGCCAACGTCATTCCGGTGTCGAAGTGGATCTCGACCTATTTCAGCTGGATTCCGATTTTCGCTGTGCAAGACTCCTCGACCGGCCAGACCCTCACCGAAGCGAGCGCTTTCACGTCGTCGGCCTTCATCGCCGGCATCGTCGTCGGGCTCATGGTCGTGCCCACCCAGACCTCGGTGATGCGTGAGGCCTTCTCGCAGGCTCCCGTCGGAGAGCGCGAGGCGGCTTTTGCGCTCGGCTCCACCCGATGGGGCATGATCCGAACGGTGGTGCTGCCGTTCGGCCGGGGCGGGATGATCGGGGGCGTGATGCTGGGCCTAGGACGGGCCCTGGGCGAGACCATCGCGGTGTACCTGATCATCTCGCCTATTTTCACCATCAACTGGGAGGTGCTGAAGACGGGTACGAACTCCGTCTCGGCGCTCATCGCCCTGCGTTACGGAGAGGCCACACAATTCGGCCTCTCCGCCCTGATGGCCGCGGGCCTCGTGCTGTTCTTGATCACGCTGATCGTGAACTTCACGGCCTCGTCGATCGTCGCCCGATCGCGCTCCGGCGCCCAAACGAATTGA
- the pstA gene encoding phosphate ABC transporter permease PstA → MTDVTTFERPVADDLEPGPVPGVGQTAPPTVIPNPADTPIGPRRGVRESTLDERFNIIGALLAGPAIATVLFGWLTPLTGPVGWVVIAYLAFIGIYVLLVSLRADREEVKDRVLSVLLISAGVVLFSALVFVVVYTVSRGFEALLHVNFFTQTMQLAGPLDGLDVGGISHAIVGTLIQISIALIITVPLGITTAVFLNEIGGRFARFVRTISDAMTALPSIVAGLFVYAAVIQLITHQRSGFAAALAISVMMLPIMIRASDVVLRLVPGNLREASYALGSTRWHTVWSVVLPTARSGIVTAVILATARGIGETSPVLLTSGITAVMNVNPFEGPMISLPLQVFDFVKSPEPALIVRGFGTAAVLILLVLLLFVIARIIGGKGPGQLSDAQRRRASQRSMDDLQRITTKNYALPAPTPAPIDTEEPTP, encoded by the coding sequence ATGACCGACGTCACCACCTTCGAGCGCCCCGTCGCCGACGACCTCGAGCCGGGCCCCGTGCCCGGCGTCGGTCAGACGGCGCCCCCGACGGTCATCCCGAACCCGGCAGATACCCCGATCGGCCCGCGCCGCGGGGTGCGCGAGTCGACACTGGATGAACGGTTCAACATCATCGGGGCCCTGCTGGCGGGCCCGGCCATCGCCACCGTACTGTTCGGCTGGCTGACCCCGCTGACCGGCCCGGTGGGCTGGGTGGTCATCGCCTATCTCGCGTTCATCGGCATCTACGTGCTGCTGGTGTCGCTGCGCGCCGACCGCGAAGAGGTTAAAGACCGGGTACTCAGTGTGCTGCTGATCAGCGCCGGGGTGGTTCTGTTCAGCGCGCTCGTGTTCGTGGTGGTCTACACCGTCAGCCGCGGTTTTGAGGCGCTGCTGCACGTGAACTTCTTCACCCAGACCATGCAGCTCGCGGGGCCGCTCGACGGGCTCGATGTCGGCGGAATCTCGCACGCGATCGTGGGCACGCTCATCCAGATCTCCATCGCGCTGATCATCACCGTGCCTCTCGGAATCACGACCGCGGTGTTCTTGAACGAGATCGGCGGACGGTTCGCCCGGTTCGTGCGCACCATCTCTGACGCAATGACCGCGCTGCCGTCGATCGTGGCGGGGCTGTTCGTGTACGCGGCGGTCATTCAGCTCATCACCCACCAGCGTTCGGGGTTCGCGGCGGCGCTGGCGATCTCGGTGATGATGCTGCCCATCATGATCCGGGCATCCGACGTGGTGTTGCGACTGGTGCCGGGAAACCTGCGCGAGGCGTCGTACGCGCTCGGCTCGACACGCTGGCACACGGTGTGGTCTGTGGTGCTGCCGACCGCTCGCTCGGGCATCGTCACCGCGGTGATTCTGGCGACCGCGCGCGGAATCGGCGAGACCTCCCCGGTGCTGCTCACGTCGGGCATCACCGCTGTGATGAATGTGAACCCGTTCGAGGGACCGATGATCTCGTTGCCCCTGCAGGTGTTCGACTTCGTGAAGTCGCCTGAGCCGGCCCTCATCGTTCGCGGGTTCGGCACGGCGGCCGTGCTCATTCTGCTCGTGTTGTTGTTGTTCGTGATCGCTCGCATCATCGGCGGCAAGGGGCCAGGGCAGCTCTCTGATGCTCAACGTCGCCGGGCGTCGCAACGGTCGATGGATGATCTGCAGCGCATCACCACGAAGAACTACGCGCTGCCTGCCCCGACACCCGCCCCGATAGACACCGAGGAGCCGACACCGTGA
- the pstS gene encoding phosphate ABC transporter substrate-binding protein PstS encodes MTPRIRLIRFLTAAAALIVLVFSTVGGVAVQSASADTYVPISGSGSTWSQNALDQWRKNVAANYGMTVNYSGTGSSAGRQDFINGAVDFAVSEIPFQAQPEDGSAPEKPSTAYAYMPIVAGGTSFMYNLKIGGKRVTNLRLDGDVITKIFTGVITNWNDPAIQSDNPGLAMPDKPIVPVLRSDGSGSTAQFTLWMSKQHSDLWNAFCKSVGRATPCGLTSQYPGFGNAKLQNGSLGVAGYVSQDYGEGAITYVEYSYALKSGFPVAKVLNNAGYYIEPTAPSVAVALVGATINSDLTQELSGVYNNADPRTYPLSSYSYMIIPTEVKGIFTTEKGKTLGAFTSYLLCEGQQQAAALGYSPLPLNLVQAASDQVKRIPGGPAGGVDLANCNNPALTILNSAPQPAACDQQGPNQCTTGTAGAVTDTPVTGSGSGGAAANAPAGSAGTPGSAAAAGGAAAGGGAAAASTAAAADPAAAAAASNTAVYDANGAVVSGSAAAGAAVAVSKPLSLDDSAFGAQQIVMIAAGVLLLLAIVLPPFLSRRLRRDR; translated from the coding sequence GTGACGCCGCGCATCCGCCTCATCCGCTTTCTCACCGCCGCCGCGGCCCTCATCGTGCTGGTATTCAGCACGGTCGGCGGGGTCGCCGTGCAGAGCGCGTCGGCCGACACCTACGTACCCATCAGCGGCAGCGGCTCGACCTGGTCGCAGAACGCGCTCGACCAATGGCGCAAGAACGTCGCGGCGAACTACGGCATGACGGTGAACTACTCGGGCACCGGATCATCCGCCGGGCGGCAGGACTTCATCAACGGTGCGGTCGACTTCGCCGTGAGCGAGATTCCGTTCCAGGCTCAGCCCGAAGACGGCTCCGCTCCCGAGAAGCCGAGCACAGCGTATGCGTACATGCCGATCGTCGCCGGTGGCACGTCGTTCATGTACAACCTGAAGATCGGCGGTAAACGGGTCACCAACCTGCGCCTCGACGGCGATGTGATCACCAAGATCTTCACCGGGGTCATCACGAACTGGAACGACCCGGCCATCCAGTCGGACAACCCGGGGCTCGCCATGCCCGACAAGCCCATCGTGCCGGTGCTGCGGTCTGACGGATCGGGTTCGACGGCCCAGTTCACGCTGTGGATGTCGAAGCAGCACTCCGACCTGTGGAACGCCTTCTGCAAGTCGGTCGGCCGCGCGACCCCCTGCGGACTCACCTCGCAGTACCCCGGTTTCGGCAATGCCAAGCTGCAGAACGGCTCGCTCGGGGTCGCCGGCTACGTGAGCCAGGATTACGGCGAAGGCGCCATCACGTACGTGGAGTACTCCTACGCCCTCAAGTCGGGCTTTCCCGTAGCGAAGGTGCTCAACAACGCGGGCTACTACATCGAGCCGACCGCTCCCTCCGTGGCCGTCGCGCTCGTCGGAGCCACGATCAACTCGGATCTCACCCAGGAGCTGAGCGGGGTGTACAACAATGCCGACCCGCGCACGTATCCGCTGTCGAGTTATTCGTACATGATCATCCCGACAGAGGTGAAGGGAATCTTCACGACGGAAAAAGGCAAGACACTGGGTGCGTTCACCAGTTATCTGCTCTGTGAGGGCCAGCAGCAGGCTGCCGCACTCGGATATTCGCCCCTGCCGCTGAACCTCGTACAGGCCGCCTCCGATCAGGTCAAACGCATACCGGGGGGCCCGGCGGGCGGCGTGGATCTGGCGAACTGCAACAACCCGGCGCTCACCATTCTCAACTCGGCGCCGCAGCCGGCGGCCTGCGACCAGCAGGGGCCGAATCAGTGCACGACCGGAACGGCCGGCGCCGTGACCGATACGCCCGTGACCGGGTCGGGGTCTGGCGGCGCGGCGGCGAACGCTCCGGCGGGCTCCGCAGGCACGCCCGGTTCAGCTGCGGCGGCCGGTGGTGCTGCGGCCGGAGGCGGTGCGGCGGCGGCGAGCACGGCGGCGGCAGCGGATCCCGCGGCGGCAGCAGCCGCCTCGAACACAGCCGTCTACGACGCGAATGGCGCCGTCGTGAGCGGGTCTGCCGCGGCAGGTGCGGCGGTCGCCGTCTCTAAACCGCTGTCGCTCGACGACTCGGCGTTCGGAGCGCAACAGATCGTGATGATCGCGGCGGGCGTGCTTCTGCTGCTGGCGATCGTGCTGCCGCCTTTTCTCTCCCGGCGTCTTCGACGGGATCGTTAG
- a CDS encoding substrate-binding domain-containing protein has translation MKIKKIAAIGAAIGVVVAGIAFAAPANAEPVSNSYVLVGSDTLQDSVNALTNGTSVGGASLRVTAGGASVGSFDAFGSTSIQTKPGGPYFGRPSGSGAGVTALRASINGAPTTYSGNAAVPAKVIGGQVDIARSSSGPGANANSAGKLVYVPYARDAVAYAYNGSSADLGALSKAQLKQIYESNTPVTIGGTVVHPVIPQASSGTRSFFLSSIGVTTLGSTVNDVNNTTPENDASVLPADSIIPFSAASWIAQSNGVTGVSTIGSTGVKLGSPDGVAPFTGTTTLAANSAFYGSSYGRDTYLVVEFARVDSSSATYDKKLADLVDSTKAQSLTNFGTFSSTSGAVKAKFGFLAPSSTAPIRAFATI, from the coding sequence GTGAAGATCAAGAAGATTGCCGCCATCGGCGCGGCAATTGGCGTCGTCGTCGCCGGTATTGCCTTCGCGGCACCGGCCAACGCTGAGCCCGTCTCGAACAGCTATGTTCTCGTCGGCTCAGACACCCTGCAGGATTCGGTCAACGCGCTGACCAACGGCACCTCGGTCGGTGGCGCGTCGCTGCGCGTGACCGCCGGCGGCGCCAGCGTCGGTTCGTTCGACGCATTCGGCAGCACCTCCATTCAGACCAAGCCGGGCGGACCCTACTTCGGTCGCCCGTCGGGTTCGGGTGCCGGCGTGACTGCTCTTCGGGCATCCATCAACGGTGCACCGACCACGTACTCGGGCAACGCTGCGGTTCCCGCAAAGGTGATCGGCGGCCAGGTCGACATCGCTCGTTCGTCGAGCGGACCCGGCGCGAACGCGAACTCGGCAGGCAAGCTGGTGTACGTTCCCTACGCGCGTGACGCCGTCGCGTACGCCTACAACGGTTCGAGTGCCGACCTCGGCGCGCTGAGCAAGGCGCAGCTCAAGCAGATCTACGAATCCAACACGCCCGTGACGATCGGTGGCACCGTGGTGCACCCCGTCATTCCGCAGGCTTCGTCGGGTACACGCTCGTTCTTCCTCTCGTCGATCGGTGTCACCACCCTCGGCAGCACGGTCAACGACGTGAACAACACCACCCCCGAGAACGACGCTTCGGTGCTTCCCGCCGACTCGATCATCCCGTTCTCGGCCGCCAGCTGGATCGCCCAGTCGAACGGCGTCACCGGCGTCAGCACCATCGGCTCGACCGGCGTCAAGCTCGGTAGCCCCGACGGCGTTGCTCCCTTCACCGGCACCACCACCCTCGCCGCCAACTCGGCGTTCTACGGCAGCAGCTACGGCCGCGACACCTACCTGGTCGTCGAATTCGCCCGTGTCGACTCCTCGAGCGCGACCTACGACAAGAAGCTCGCCGACCTGGTCGACTCGACCAAGGCGCAAAGCCTGACGAACTTCGGCACCTTCTCGAGCACCTCGGGTGCCGTCAAGGCCAAGTTCGGCTTCCTCGCTCCGTCCAGCACCGCGCCGATCCGCGCGTTCGCCACCATCTAA
- a CDS encoding WxL protein peptidoglycan domain-containing protein — protein MPDLAALFPRFKRLVALVLAVAFVSVLMVSLQAAGSARADDTAGISGAPSNGTGTDTRSRFSYQLAPGQHIDDAYQVKNTGTVPQTMKVFATDAYNTDDGSYGLLDTDATPTDAGNWITFAGGAKQLSIPLDPGASQIVPFSLDVPADASPGDHAAGIVISVLTPDGQVLVDRRVATRLYARVEGDLQAALTISSISASYDSQFNPFDGAATVTYTIRNNGNVALSANTVTGVNTYFGIGAAGQVRGEVAEMLPGSTRTVSVTVPGVAQLGYLNPYVSLAPTVDPDALNPGQLTTVNRDTVLIAMPWWLVILLVIAAIVLLITRIRRRRDEKNALAWAAYTEAEAHRKAAEDLVGSGAASGDSPGRTR, from the coding sequence GTGCCCGATCTCGCAGCTCTCTTCCCCCGGTTCAAGCGCCTCGTCGCTCTCGTTCTTGCGGTGGCTTTCGTCAGCGTTCTGATGGTTTCGCTGCAAGCAGCAGGCAGCGCGCGAGCCGATGACACCGCCGGTATTTCAGGCGCGCCCTCGAACGGTACGGGCACCGACACACGATCGCGGTTCAGCTACCAGCTCGCCCCGGGACAGCACATCGACGATGCCTACCAGGTGAAGAACACGGGCACCGTGCCGCAGACCATGAAGGTCTTCGCGACCGACGCCTACAACACCGACGACGGTTCGTACGGACTGCTCGACACCGACGCCACGCCCACCGATGCGGGCAACTGGATCACCTTCGCCGGCGGTGCGAAGCAGCTGTCGATTCCGCTCGACCCCGGTGCCTCGCAGATCGTTCCCTTCAGCCTCGATGTGCCGGCGGATGCCTCGCCCGGCGACCACGCGGCCGGAATCGTGATCTCGGTGCTCACTCCCGACGGTCAGGTGCTCGTCGATCGGCGCGTCGCCACCCGTTTGTACGCCCGGGTCGAGGGAGACCTGCAGGCCGCGCTCACCATCAGCAGCATCTCCGCCTCCTACGATTCGCAGTTCAATCCGTTCGACGGTGCGGCGACGGTGACCTACACGATCCGCAACAACGGCAACGTCGCCCTCAGCGCGAACACCGTAACGGGGGTGAACACGTACTTCGGAATCGGGGCCGCGGGGCAGGTGCGCGGAGAGGTCGCCGAGATGCTGCCCGGCAGCACACGAACGGTGTCGGTCACCGTGCCCGGCGTCGCGCAGCTCGGGTACCTGAATCCCTACGTCAGTCTTGCGCCGACGGTCGACCCGGATGCCCTGAACCCGGGTCAGCTCACCACCGTCAACCGCGACACTGTGCTGATCGCGATGCCGTGGTGGCTGGTGATCCTTCTCGTCATCGCCGCCATCGTGCTTCTCATCACGCGCATTCGTCGTCGTCGCGACGAGAAGAACGCGCTCGCCTGGGCGGCATACACCGAGGCAGAGGCGCATCGCAAGGCGGCCGAAGACCTGGTCGGTTCCGGCGCCGCGTCGGGCGATTCGCCCGGTCGGACTCGCTAG